ACAGGAGTGCATGATTTGTATTTTGTTTTCAGAGGTAAAAAACAAAATAAATTGTTTGATATGGACTATTGGAGATTTATGAAATGAAAGGAGTAACTGGGAGATGAAAAAAAGGAAATTCAAAATATTATATTTATTTTTAATTATAGTACTTTCTGTATCATTTATTATATCAATAGTTTTTCCATCATTTTTTAAGGCGGCACAGACAACCTCAACAAACATAAACTTTGAAGGAAGAGACAAGTTAACATTTTTTGCATATGGCAAAGCAAAAATAACAATAGACCAAAACATAGCACAAGAAGGAAAAAAGAGTATAAAAGTTACAGACAGGAAAAGTGTATGGGATAGCTTTGGGATAGATGTAAAAGATGTTTTACAAAGAGGAAAAACATGGGTGGTATCAGCCTATGTAAAACATAAGGGGAAGAAGCCGATAGAATTTTCAATAACAGCTATTTATAATGACGGCAGGGGGTTAAAGTACCTTCAGCTTGGTGAGAAAATTGTCATACCAAACAAATGGGACAAAATTGTTGCTAAGTGGAAACCAACGTTAAAAAACCCGATGGACTTGATTATTGCAATTCATCCAACAGTTGATAAAACAACTGCATATAATGTGGACAATATTCAAATAATGACAGAAGAAGTTTATCAATCACAAGCTGTTGTTTTTAAAGATACATTTGAATCAAATTTGACAAACTGGCAGCCAAGAGGTGATACTGTAAAACTAAAAATAGATAATACAAAATCGCATAATGGAAATAAGAGTCTTTATGTATCAGGTCGTTCGGCATTCTGGCATGGAGTTCAAATTCCTGTGACAAAATATCTTGTTGCTGGGAAGGTATACAAATTTAGCGTATGGCTGTATCATCAATCAATTGACAAGCAAGGTTTTGGTCTTACCATTCAAAGAAAGATGGCAAACGATGAACAATATAAATATGATTGGATAACTGGAAGCCAGATTGAAGGTGATGGCTGGGTTGAGATAAGTGGTAATTATTATGTACCAAAGGATGGCAAAATAGAAGAACTTGTATTTTGTGTTTCTTCGTGGAACCCAACATTAGCATTTTGGGTAGATGATGTTACAATATCTGATCCGTTTAAGTTACAGGGACCTAATTATAATTTGCCGTCTTTAAAAGAGAAATATAAAGAAGATTTTAAAGTTGGTGTAGCTATTGGATATGGTGAACTTATTAGTGATATAGACACACAATTTATCAAAAAACATTTTAACAGTATAACACCAGGCAACGAGATGAAACCCGAAAGTGTGCTAAAAGGACCAAACAACTATGACTTTACAATAGCGGATGCATTTGTGGATTTTGCAACAAAAAATAAAATGGGTATACGCGGACATACTCTTGTCTGGCACAACCAGACACCTGATTGGTTCTTCAAAGATGAGAATGGCAATTTTTTAAAGAAGGATGAACTTTTGAAAAGGTTAAAAAATCATATATACACAGTTGTTAGCCGGTATAAAGGCAAAATATATGCTTGGGATGTTGTCAATGAAGCTATTGATGAAACACAACCTGATGGTTACAGAAGGTCAAACTGGTACAATATTTGTGGACCCGAATATATAGAAAAAGCGTTTATTTGGGCACATGAGGCAGATCCACAAGCAAAGTTATTTTACAATGATTACAATACCGAAATTCCACAAAAGAGAATGTTTATATATAACATGATTAAAAATTTGAAAGCAAAAGGTGTTCCAATACATGGTATAGGTCTTCAATGTCACATAAATATTGACAATCCTTCTGTTGAAGATATAGAGGAGACGATAAAACTATTTAGCACAATTCCAGGGCTTGAGATTCAAATTACTGAGCTTGACATGAGCTTTTATCAATGGGGTTCTTCTGTTTATTACGCAGAGCCATCAAGAGAAATGTTATTAAAACAGGCAAAGAAATACTATGAGTTATTTAACCTATTTAAGAAGTACAAAAATGTCATAAAAAGCGTTACATTCTGGGGGCTTAAGGATGACAACTCTTGGCTGAGAGGAGTTTTTAACAAACCAGATTTTCCGCTTTTATTTGATGAGCATTATGATGGCAAACCTGCTTTCTGGGCGTTGATAGACTATTCAATATTACCACAAAATGCCAATTTGCCTACACCACCTGCTATTCCAAAAGTAAAGGCTAAAAAATAATATTTTATCGTTTAACATTACATGATATTGGGGGAATAGATAATGACATATGTAAAAATTGAACGAGGAAAAATATTTGGTGTATTTCCAGATAATTGGAAATTTTGTGTTGGTAGCGGTCGTATAGGGCTTGCGCTTCAAAAGGAGTATATGGAAGCATTAGAATATGTAAAAAAGCATATTGATTTTAAATATTTAAGAGCTCATGGTTTGCTTCATGACGATGTTGGAATCTACCGCGAAGATAGTGTTGGGGATATGAAGCAGCCGTTTTACAATTTTACTTATATTGATAAGATATATGATTCATTTTTGGAGCTTGGAATACGGCCTTTTGTTGAGATAGGATTTATGCCGTCAAAACTTGCATCTGGAACACAAACAGTATTTTACTGGAGGGGTAATGTTACCCCTCCCAGTGATTATGGAAAGTGGGAGAAGCTAATTAAAGCAGTTGTTAAACACTTCATAGACAGATATGGCGAAAAAGAGGTTGAAAACTGGCCGTTTGAAATATGGAACGAACCAAATTTAAATGTATTTTGGAAAGATGCTGATCAAAATGAATATTTTAAGCTATATGAAGTGACAGCAAAGGCTATAAAAGATGTAAATGAGAATATAAAGGTTGGTGGGCCTGCAATATGTGGCGGGGCAGACCACTGGATAGACGATTTTTTGAATTTTTGTTATAAAAATAATGTTTCTGTTGATTTTGTTACACGACATGCGTATACAGCAAAACCCCCTACTTATACACCACATTTTGTTTATCACGATTTACATCCAATTGATTACATGTTAAACGAATTTAAAATGGTACGAGAGCAGGTAAAAAATTCACCGTTTCCAAATTTGCCGATACATATTACTGAATACAACAGTTCATACCATCCGCTTTGCCCTGTTCACGACACGCCGTTTAATGCGGCATACCTTGCAAGGATATTAAGCGAAGGAGGAGATTATGTAGATTCGTTTTCTTATTGGACATTCAGTGATGTATTTGAAGAAGCAGATGTACCAAGGTCTCTGTTTCATGGTGGGTTTGGCCTTGTAGCTTTCAATAATATTCCAAAACCTGTGTTTCACATGTTTACATTTTTCAATGCAATGGGAAGAGATATTTTGTATAGAGATGACCATATCTTGGTAACAAAAAGAGCAGATGGTTCAGTTGCGATTGTGGCATGGAATGAAGTTATAAGTAAAGAACAAGAGATTGAAAGAGAATACAAGCTGGAAATTCCTATTGACTTTGAGGATATTTTTGTAAAGCAAAAATTAATTGACGAAGAACATGCAAATCCATGGCGTGTATGGATTGAGATGGGAAGACCAAGGTATCCGTCAAAGGAACAGATAAAAACTTTGAAGGAAATTGCAAAACCGTATGTTAGCACTTGCAGAATGAGAGCAAGAGAGGGTTATGTAACACTTAATATCAAGTTAGGTAAGAATGCAGTTGTGCTTTATGAGCTCAATAAAGTTAATGACGAGACGCATACATATATAGGGCTTGATGATAGTAAAATTCCAG
The sequence above is drawn from the Caldicellulosiruptor bescii DSM 6725 genome and encodes:
- a CDS encoding endo-1,4-beta-xylanase; amino-acid sequence: MKKRKFKILYLFLIIVLSVSFIISIVFPSFFKAAQTTSTNINFEGRDKLTFFAYGKAKITIDQNIAQEGKKSIKVTDRKSVWDSFGIDVKDVLQRGKTWVVSAYVKHKGKKPIEFSITAIYNDGRGLKYLQLGEKIVIPNKWDKIVAKWKPTLKNPMDLIIAIHPTVDKTTAYNVDNIQIMTEEVYQSQAVVFKDTFESNLTNWQPRGDTVKLKIDNTKSHNGNKSLYVSGRSAFWHGVQIPVTKYLVAGKVYKFSVWLYHQSIDKQGFGLTIQRKMANDEQYKYDWITGSQIEGDGWVEISGNYYVPKDGKIEELVFCVSSWNPTLAFWVDDVTISDPFKLQGPNYNLPSLKEKYKEDFKVGVAIGYGELISDIDTQFIKKHFNSITPGNEMKPESVLKGPNNYDFTIADAFVDFATKNKMGIRGHTLVWHNQTPDWFFKDENGNFLKKDELLKRLKNHIYTVVSRYKGKIYAWDVVNEAIDETQPDGYRRSNWYNICGPEYIEKAFIWAHEADPQAKLFYNDYNTEIPQKRMFIYNMIKNLKAKGVPIHGIGLQCHINIDNPSVEDIEETIKLFSTIPGLEIQITELDMSFYQWGSSVYYAEPSREMLLKQAKKYYELFNLFKKYKNVIKSVTFWGLKDDNSWLRGVFNKPDFPLLFDEHYDGKPAFWALIDYSILPQNANLPTPPAIPKVKAKK
- a CDS encoding GH39 family glycosyl hydrolase; this translates as MTYVKIERGKIFGVFPDNWKFCVGSGRIGLALQKEYMEALEYVKKHIDFKYLRAHGLLHDDVGIYREDSVGDMKQPFYNFTYIDKIYDSFLELGIRPFVEIGFMPSKLASGTQTVFYWRGNVTPPSDYGKWEKLIKAVVKHFIDRYGEKEVENWPFEIWNEPNLNVFWKDADQNEYFKLYEVTAKAIKDVNENIKVGGPAICGGADHWIDDFLNFCYKNNVSVDFVTRHAYTAKPPTYTPHFVYHDLHPIDYMLNEFKMVREQVKNSPFPNLPIHITEYNSSYHPLCPVHDTPFNAAYLARILSEGGDYVDSFSYWTFSDVFEEADVPRSLFHGGFGLVAFNNIPKPVFHMFTFFNAMGRDILYRDDHILVTKRADGSVAIVAWNEVISKEQEIEREYKLEIPIDFEDIFVKQKLIDEEHANPWRVWIEMGRPRYPSKEQIKTLKEIAKPYVSTCRMRAREGYVTLNIKLGKNAVVLYELNKVNDETHTYIGLDDSKIPGY